The DNA window AAACATTCAATATACGGTTATCGGTTCTCTGACCTTCAATCTGGGAAGAGAAACACACTCCACGGCTTCTCTTGTTGCACCCGGTAATGACTCCAACCAAGGCGAACATGCAACGGCTACAACCTAGGGAGACTGCGGTTAAAGGCCAACGCCGGGGGTTTCTGGGCGACTTCCACTCGACGGGGCCAGGGATTCTCCTCTGCTGCTAGTGGTCTTCGCAATGGAAGCGCTGGCGGATGCTCGGTACGGCGATTGGCAGAATGAACTACGGGTAGCAGCAAAAAAGGAGCGGCTAATGGGGGATGGTCCTCCTTCGTCAATGCTGTTCGAAATAGCAGGGCGAGAAGGCTAACGTTTTCTTTCCTGAAGGGTGTTCGAAAGTTAGGGAAGGAAAAAGGTTTTGACTGTTGGGTCAAAGAAAGGGGGAGTGGATGGGATGATTACAATGGTATTaattaagataattaaaattaggatTTAAGAAATGGAGTGTTTTATGAGTATACCTATGTTATTAATCTAATTGGGCTAATTATTAAGGCCCGTTGTTCATACCAAAGTCATTGTCCCCCAGCATCTCCCTTTCTTAATATATGTgccaaaacaagaaaatatacatattaagcaaacaaaaatattttggtaactagtaataaaaaatttaaaattatatgaagAAATAGAATTagttttatatgaaaatacaaACAAGCcaaatattttgaaatattaaaaatacaaatgagATAGATGTTATCATTGCAAGTGTGAAGATTGTAATAAATTACGCCCACATCAATAAAAAAACAAGAGAAATGACAAgtttatagaataaaaaattcattaacttATGTTTTAAGGTCTTTAGTTAGATGTAAGTATGTATCTGTTAGGTTGAAATAGACTTGAGcctgattttaaaaaattagtatacaaatttgtaaattttatatattaaaataataaaattttatttttaaaaattaaatttaacaaatattatatttatatcaaaataaattattttaaatatatatttttattgtaaaaactaattttaaaatcagaCTGGGTGACCCAAAACATAATTTAAATCCAATCCAAAAATAACGTcgaataaaaatgacaaatccaAATTCGATAAATTATACACTTCGATTAGATCTATACAAACTAAGTTTCGAATCAATTCGAATCTTGAACGCCCCTAATATCTACTAAATCTTTTTCTGAAAaccattttatttataatacatTGTTGTTGTGccctttgttttctttggtGGAGTGTGTAATTTGTTATTCCTCAATAAATCAATATAATGTAAAGTGGATGAGCAAGGGTATGGTTGGTGCCTGGCTTATTGTTTTTCTCTAATGGCATGAAATGACAGCGCCATCCTTGCAGTTTTCATAAAGTTATTAACAAATTAACCCTATTTGGTACATTCCaatctttcatatttttttgaatgCGGCATGCATGATTCTAGTaagttttttatatttgattcaTATTGCCTTCTACTGGGAAAGGTTAGATGCTGATTTTGTACCTATTTCAATTTGTTctcaaaagaaagaaatatccTATCAATTTGATCTCTAATAAATAGTAgcttatgagtgttaaaataggtaaaaattaatgttgtctttttatagaattaaattaaataatggatattagattttattgaATATTAATACTATAAGAATATAGACAAATGACAATGCATGCCTGTTGAAAATGTATTCATTTGAATAAATGTCGGTATTCGAAAATACACTATACAGTCGCCAAGAGAATTAGATTAAAAtatacatcttttttttatttatggtgagtgaatattaattattaaatcctAGATCATAAAGAATCTTCTATTTATCATTGGGCCTAAGACTCAATAATACATTGTaacattcaaaatcaaaataaatccaaTTACTTAAACactttattcaaatttaaataaattgttaCGAAATACAACACCATctaaatatgaatttaaatcTCTAATATTACTTTATTATGTTTAGAGTCAATCTAGCTCCAGTTaatttattaacattttaaCAATATATTAATATCTTGTAGATTATTTATAAGCAATTCATATCATCGTAtgtaattatattatctataaatatattaaaatcagcATTTTATGTTTTTACTTTATACTATTTTGGAAGATTATATATCTTTCATCAATCGAGTAAGAGATATAGATGTGATTGAGCATCAAGTAATTTCACTTTACTTTATACCACTGAATTAAAAGactttcttaaataatatacatatatatgttgATTCTTCCCCAAAAAGTTTAGGTTTAGAAGATctctttctttcattcttttatttatttacttatttatttatttattcttgcTTTTACGTCACAGCTAGAGATcgtagaattttttattttaataaataaaataaatgtaatatttactaaaataaataattttaaaaatatttatcgatttaaattttcttgccatatctcgtttatagtgtaaacgagatgaCATGtaatgtaaacgagataagataTGTCAGTGTGACATgtgtatatctcgtttatactgtaaacgagataaggccTGACTGTGCCTATATATACAAGTCGTTTACAGCTTAATTCTGGGCCACACGGAAATTCTGACGAAGGGCCACACGGAGGCTCCATTGACACCCATTGCCGGCTTGACGGTACTGCACATGGTACTTTAACCGGTATAACTCGATCACCGGTACTCAGCACTCCTGCGAATACTGTAGTTCTTCACACCCTGAAGCACCGCCTCTCGACTTTTGAACCTGTGGCCGACCCGAAACTCTACCCCGCCGTCTAGGTTGTAATCCTTTTCATATGTGTCAGAAACCGGGGTCCTCTCTTGCATCGCGTCCAGATCCAGACTATGATAGTGACTTGACACTGCCGATAGCGCCGGAATCGGGTGAGGTGGAGGCAGCACATGGCGCGCCACAGTCCCGGCAGGTGTCTCCGGCACAGACTCATCCTCATCGCTACCAGTGGACGATTCACTGTCCGCACTATCCGCCATGTAATCTTTGTCCGGCTCCTCCTCACCCTCCTCTGCCTCGTGCTCTGGAATGGCGACATGAATGGGTGGTGGTGCGAGAGGTCAGTCGTCCTGCACATAGGTATCGTGTACGGAACCACTACTACCACCATGACCCACCTCGGTGGACAACTCCATTACCTGTTCTACCATGATCCTTCCATGGATGCCGAACTTCAGTCACACATGCTCGTCCCCTTGAAATCGAAATAGTCGAAACTGGAAGACTCTGTTTTCCATGGGTGCCAGCAACCTATACCCCACCCTTCCTATCTCCCTCGCTTCTTACCACTGAGCTTGCTCGATATCAAACTCTTCAAATCCGACAACGTCTCCACACGTTGAGTGCGAAACAATATCGGATCCTCACACTCAAATGTCACCCGTTGTCGCCATTTCTCATTAACAATTGGGATAAACAAGCACAACTATGAATGGACTGTTACTGGCCAATGAGCTTTGTTTTTGTGAGAAAAATGAGACAGAGAAAGGATATGAAATGTGTGTAGAGAATACCAAAGGTTACACATTCTTTTATAGCAGCTGAATATTTGACTTTttatatctcgtttatagtgtaaacgagatatacacgTGTCACGCTGACGTGCCCtatctcatttacactgtaaacgagatatgacaAGGGAATTTAAATCgataaatacttttaaaattatttattttagtaaatattacctttattttatttattaaaataaaaaattcaaagatcatAACACTTTACCAATTGCATTAAGAAACCTTAGCTTATTATTTCCctttttgaataatatataggaaaaattattaaaaaggaccgttaggaagatttaattattaaaaatgacttttaatattaaaattatttagaaggattaattttataatatttaaaaaacaaagaTGAAATCTTTTTTATGAAGAGACAAATATATTCTTAGATTATTTTctcatttattatttctttttttgtaaacatattttttttctaattatcactcatattcaaatccttattcTTCATCTATAATTCAGAGACATTTTTTGCTGCTAATCACAAAACATAAGATCTGGGAGTACCTGGGAGTATACTAATGTCTTACTATTATCATATATAGAGTAGTCAACCAATTGAGCATCAAACAAATCATTCAAAACTTATGAAATTTGTCTCGAGAgatctctttcttcaattattCAAGGCTTAGCCATTGAATCAAATGCAATAATCGGTGCTGATGTGATTGATCTCTAGCGTAAAATATTTGTATACCTTTGTAATAGACACCCAGCTCCTGGCAGGTAAGTTGATTTTCCAATACTACATTTGGTATTCCCTTGCAAAAACATTGCTATTGAGTAATATGTTTCTTTCAAACTCGTTTTTAGATTTTAATGTCTCTGTCCTCTATTACCCCTCAAGACTTGCTTGCTTTGGAGGAATCTATAATGTCTTGCTATTTTGTTTTTTAGAGTAGTTAACAATTAGCAGTAATTAGTCAATATtagtatttcttttttcttgtaatccatattctcattattggttgtttattgttttatatttttgataGACATGGAATCTACTGTCCGTcgacaatttttttgttattttcacgTTGGAGGTAATATTGAAGTTGTACCAAACCAAAAAACTATTTATCATGGAGGAAAAATCGTAGGAGAGCTAATTGAAGAAGGATGTACGCATTCAAATTTAATGCATAAGATATGGCTTCGAACCAAGAAAAATATGCAGAATAAACGCATTACCTACACAGTCAAGTTTAACCAATCTCAACTTATCGATCTCATTGATACTGATAGTGTTAACCAATTAATCACATTCAATGATGATACAGCTCATGTATACATCATGGAGGTAGAAAAGACTAACCATGATAGTACACCTCATGAGGACAATGACGACAACGTTCAAGACAGGTATGTATTACAACTGTTgtctttttacaaatttttattatattatttattagtgaattattataaaagtaatttaattttttttatgattagtaCACTATCAAGTAATTCAATTCAAGGAGTTGACGTCGTTGGTAATATTGATGGTCAAAATCCGTTGACACCAATTCTATGGACAACCCAACTTGTCCCTACAACCCTAGATTATCAATGGCTTTGCTAAGTGGAATGATCTTATAAAGGAAGAAGGATAGATTTTTCAAAATGCAAGTAAGCTGAGAAAAATATTGTTTGAATATGGTATTGCTCATAAGTTTGCATACAAGTTCTTAAAGAACAGTTCGGGTAAAATAATTTGTGTCTGCATGGTTGACAGTTGTCCGTGAAAATTGTCGGCTTATGTTATGGGAAAAAATACTTCGTTCCTCGTGGTGAGGCATTTTATCAAGAATCATGAGCACTCAGCTCAAGATGTATTGGAGAGTACTCACTCTTTCAGGTCTAATTTGGTATCTTCAATTATTGTCGACAAGTTGAGATTAACTCCTGACAAGTTGCCTAATGACATACGAAATGACATTTTCAAGGAATATGGATTTTCACTAACATATCACCAAGCTTGGGCTGCAAAGGAGAAAGCATTAGCTGAAATTAATGGCGTACATAAAGATTCATATATGTTAATTCCTTGGATATGTAACCGTCTAGTGGAAACTGATCCACAAACAATTGCAAAATTGACATGCTCTCCTGGTTAtcaatttgaaaagatttttattGCATATGGGTGTTGTGTGACAGGTTTTCATCGTGGAGCAAAGCCTATATTATTTATTGATAGTTGCCACTTAAGTGGTCCATACAAGGGAACTCTTCTAGCTGTCTCTACTTGCGATGCAAATAATGACTTATTTCCGATTGCGTATGCAATTGTTAGTGCTGAAAATAATGAGAATTGGCTTTGGTTCCTAtctaatttaaaagaattaactGGGTCAATTCCAGTTACATTAATATCTAATAGGCATCCATCAATTATTGCAGCTGTGGAGCAAGTATATGACAGGGATATACATGCATATTGTTATCGACAtgtgaaagaaaatttttgtgCAGAAACTAAAAATTTATAGAGGGGAATATGCGGTGAAGTAAAAGAAGATGCAAAAAAGCTACTAGATGCAGTTTGTTATACCCGTTTTAGCACAGAGTTTACAGAAGCTGTGGAACAACTTCGTGCATTTTCACCAGAACTTGCAAATTGGTTAGAGACTAAAGGAGATATTAACAAATGGGCAAAGTTTCAATTCCCTCATTGACGATGGGACCTCATAACTACCAATGTAGCTGAATCATTTAATTCATggataagaaaagagaggacTCATAGTATTTGTGCTTTAATAACGGAGCATAGAGACAAACTTGCAAATCTGTTATATACTGCAAAGTTAGAGATGACTAAATGGAAGAATAAAGTTGGACCAAAGATTGATAACATATTAATGGAGCATGTAGCTAGAAGTGAGTTTCATAAAGCAGTGAGATATGGAGATCATAATGTTATGGTTAGAGGGTCAAATGTTGATGTATGTGTGAATCTACTACGCAAAGAATGCACGTCTTAAATGGCAAATGACTGGAATTCCATGTCCACATACTTGTGCTGCAATCAAATTATTACATGGCAACATCTACACCTATGTAGAGGAGTGCTATCTAAAAAGTTCACAAGAAAAGATTTATGCAAGCAGTATGATCCCAATTGAAACTCATGACATGCCTGATGTCAACAACCTGACCCTAACAGACTGggagaataatatttttcttatgcCACCTACAACAACTCGTCCTCCAGGAAGACCATGCAAAAAGCGCCGAGAGTCACAATTTCAAGATGTGCGTATTTACAAATGTAGCCGATGTGATCAGAGTGGTCATAATCGTTCTAAAtatagaaatcctaatctatAAAGAATATGAGTTTTTTTAGATAGTTCTAGCTTTATAGATTGTCACATTTAGAATTGCAATGTTGGTTTTTCTTAAGTTATGCATATTAGGTGATTCTACTGAGTTTCTTAATTGTATTTGTGAAAGTCTACACTTAAACTTTATAGTTTTactttgatttttaattaaatttgtgtaATCTTATACTTGAATTTCGTAGTTTTACGTTGATTTTAATAGTGTTTGTGCAAATATgcacttaaattatacaattcTGCATTAAAATTACTGCACTTAGTAAATAAAAATCTGCATTAAAATTGCTGCACTTAGTAAATAAAAATCTGCAATTCTGCATTAATTCTATGATTTTGCACAAATTCAgcaattttacactaaaattgTGTGCGTGTAACTCTGCTCATAGTTAAACAAAAGAAtcttaaaaaaagaaacactttctataaaattttcataattGATATTTTCATTACAAGTCAAAGATCCAATGAATAATTGTGCTTCTATACCAGTcttccaataaaattagaccACTCTAATGTTTTTATACCCTTACTAATAATCATGGACAATGATCATCACACtcataaaaaagaaattcaTATTTCAAATCAATTCAAGTTCATAGACTCAATGAGGCTGTAGAAAAATATTTCAGCTTCTCTTTCAATCTGTTTTCAAACAAGAGATAGAATTCATGTTTGAAAGTAATTTGATTCTCCCTACAGCCATGTGTACTCAATGATGTTTCAATGTAGATAATACATTTTACTCTAATCAAGTCTCTGAATTCTCAGATAGGGAGAAGCCAAATCTCGAAGCCGGAACAGAATAGCCACTAACCATAACATAAAAGCCTACTTTGCACCTAAAAGTGACTTAATGATAGTATCATTCATACCATCAAGATAAGGGAACAAGTGACCAGATCCTTTGAGTTCATGATATTGAATCCAGAGAAGATTTTCGGTGATGTATCGTTGCACTATAATAGGCACCATCAAATCTTCCTTTCCATGCCAAAGATGGATAGAACATTCATTATTTGGAAACGGGTTTTCAAGATCCAAAGGACTAAAATCCCATTTACTGAATCCA is part of the Arachis duranensis cultivar V14167 chromosome 1, aradu.V14167.gnm2.J7QH, whole genome shotgun sequence genome and encodes:
- the LOC107460851 gene encoding uncharacterized protein LOC107460851; amino-acid sequence: MGKNTSFLVVRHFIKNHEHSAQDVLESTHSFRSNLVSSIIVDKLRLTPDKLPNDIRNDIFKEYGFSLTYHQAWAAKEKALAEINGVHKDSYMLIPWICNRLVETDPQTIAKLTCSPGYQFEKIFIAYGCCVTGFHRGAKPILFIDSCHLSGPYKGTLLAVSTCDANNDLFPIAYAIVSAENNENWLWFLSNLKELTGSIPVTLISNRHPSIIAAVEQRGICGEVKEDAKKLLDAVCYTRFSTEFTEAVEQLRAFSPELANWLETKGDINKWAKFQFPH